From Helicobacter sp. MIT 05-5293, one genomic window encodes:
- a CDS encoding helix-turn-helix transcriptional regulator has translation MKVVERINEILKEKNLSKKQLANRLIDLGLRANKTGEIPTISSIYAYLNGNIELKADMIPFIAEALGVYEQELFKADSQRILRRFYAQDPTLAKYNHIVELLEYISPKSLETLEKTLISHKNKTIELNQIIQNL, from the coding sequence ATGAAAGTAGTCGAACGAATAAATGAAATACTTAAAGAAAAAAATCTTAGTAAAAAACAACTTGCCAATCGCCTTATCGACTTAGGTTTGCGTGCAAATAAGACGGGTGAAATACCTACGATTTCTAGTATCTATGCCTACCTTAATGGTAATATTGAGCTAAAAGCGGATATGATTCCCTTTATCGCGGAGGCTTTGGGTGTGTATGAGCAGGAGCTATTTAAGGCAGATTCACAGAGAATCTTGCGTAGATTTTACGCACAAGATCCGACTTTAGCTAAATATAATCATATTGTAGAACTCCTAGAATATATTTCGCCAAAATCCCTAGAAACTCTCGAAAAAACACTTATAAGCCATAAAAATAAGACCATAGAACTCAATCAGATTATACAAAATCTCTAA
- a CDS encoding CinA family protein, whose protein sequence is MKTKIETIHNITNITLAQKAIILLQKQKLKIATAESCTGGLLAYHFISLDGASTIFDGGMISYANSIKNTWLGVGSDSLQTFGAVSEIVVRQMCKGIIKQSGADVGLATSGIAGPSGGSNEKPVGTVFIGIQFKNKDAIVKHCQFSGNRNEIQIQTCNQALEMLIDLLQSR, encoded by the coding sequence ATGAAAACAAAAATTGAAACAATCCACAATATCACCAATATCACTTTGGCACAAAAAGCAATCATACTGCTTCAAAAGCAAAAATTAAAAATTGCAACCGCTGAAAGCTGCACAGGTGGTCTTTTGGCATATCATTTTATATCCCTAGACGGGGCTTCTACAATCTTTGATGGGGGTATGATTAGCTATGCTAATAGCATCAAAAACACATGGCTCGGTGTTGGTTCAGATTCTCTTCAAACATTTGGTGCAGTCAGCGAGATTGTAGTGCGCCAAATGTGCAAGGGCATTATCAAGCAAAGTGGAGCAGATGTAGGGCTTGCTACAAGTGGGATTGCTGGTCCAAGCGGTGGAAGTAATGAAAAACCTGTAGGGACGGTGTTTATTGGCATACAATTCAAAAATAAAGATGCAATCGTGAAGCATTGCCAATTTAGCGGTAATCGCAATGAGATACAGATTCAAACCTGCAATCAAGCATTGGAAATGCTTATAGACCTCTTACAATCAAGATAA
- a CDS encoding alanine--glyoxylate aminotransferase family protein, which yields MLLFTPGPTPVIEPIRQAMSEPTIHHRTPEFEAIFAQAREGLKNLINMPEVLMLASSGSGAMEACVCTFAQSKILSVNSGKFGERFGKIAKAHHIPYEEIINEWDTPVSIESVMEILKKDQSIDAFCIQMCESAGGLRHPVESIAQAIKAYNPRIVVIVDAITAMGVEKIDTTHIDALIGGSQKAFMLPPGLSIIGLSSYAVDLANQRDVGFYFNLKTELKNQSQNTTAWTAPTTIIIGLTKYFDIVKQNGGIEHIYTQTKARSLATHKALESLGLKIFPKTPALAMNTIYDEKNASAIRKILKNDFDLNIAGGQDKLKTSLFRINQMGMIPLNKSTWVVNAIELALDKLSLRRFDGLGNKIFLETYYQLNG from the coding sequence ATGCTACTTTTTACACCCGGACCTACCCCTGTGATTGAACCTATTCGTCAAGCAATGAGTGAGCCAACCATTCATCATCGCACCCCTGAATTTGAAGCAATATTTGCACAAGCACGAGAAGGATTAAAGAATCTTATCAATATGCCTGAAGTCTTAATGCTTGCAAGTAGTGGAAGTGGTGCGATGGAAGCATGTGTATGCACTTTTGCCCAAAGCAAAATTTTAAGCGTCAATAGCGGTAAATTTGGTGAGCGGTTTGGCAAAATTGCTAAGGCTCATCATATCCCTTATGAAGAAATTATCAACGAATGGGACACGCCTGTGAGTATAGAATCTGTCATGGAGATTCTCAAAAAAGATCAATCTATTGACGCATTTTGTATCCAAATGTGTGAATCTGCCGGAGGTTTGCGCCACCCCGTAGAATCTATTGCTCAAGCAATCAAAGCCTATAATCCTCGCATTGTTGTGATTGTCGATGCTATTACGGCAATGGGTGTAGAAAAAATCGACACTACACATATTGATGCACTTATCGGTGGCTCTCAAAAAGCCTTTATGCTCCCACCCGGATTAAGTATCATTGGGCTTTCTTCATATGCAGTAGATCTAGCCAATCAACGCGATGTAGGCTTTTACTTTAATCTCAAAACTGAATTAAAAAATCAATCCCAAAACACCACCGCTTGGACTGCACCGACAACAATCATTATCGGTTTAACAAAATATTTTGACATTGTTAAGCAAAATGGCGGGATTGAGCATATTTATACACAAACCAAAGCACGATCACTCGCGACACACAAAGCTTTAGAATCTTTAGGTTTAAAGATTTTTCCAAAAACTCCAGCACTTGCGATGAATACGATTTATGATGAAAAAAATGCTAGTGCGATACGCAAGATTCTGAAAAATGACTTTGACCTTAATATTGCAGGTGGACAAGACAAGCTCAAAACAAGCCTCTTTCGTATCAACCAAATGGGAATGATACCGCTTAATAAAAGCACATGGGTGGTTAATGCTATTGAGCTTGCTCTTGACAAACTCTCTTTAAGACGATTTGACGGATTAGGTAACAAGATTTTCCTTGAAACTTACTATCAACTCAATGGTTGA
- the ccoG gene encoding cytochrome c oxidase accessory protein CcoG: protein MQTEQSSYRKKRYLVYGIASLILFTFPFIKIHGNQIFLLSFDHKQLHLLGTVFDIQEFYLMPFLLIMLFVGIFFITTLAGRMWCGWACPQTIFRVMYRDLLQTKIFGLRKRISNKQEKMDLSSPIAKIKAVLAFLIIAVLCLLAAANLMFFFTPPGEFFAYITDPLNHRILMGFWLGFGCFFILDITFIRENFCIYMCPYCRVQSVLYDNDTIMPIYNYYRGGMVYDTKGVKNPLAPQKQNPQNECTNCNQCVRVCPTHIDIRKGMQLECINCLECADACASVMGKLGKKSLVTWRSSASLEKNEKVKIVRFKTIGYVIILALVFALLFIVGSKKETMLLNINRTTELYEIRSHHVVDNNYIMLFHNTDTQDHMMYFEILDGKGESIAHLLEIVTPKEPFKVKAGKKNRQVVRIATKESLEKGDHDIIIRAFAVDAKDQVFVERKTKFIYPDTKLLKD from the coding sequence ATGCAAACAGAACAAAGCTCTTATCGTAAAAAGCGGTATTTGGTTTATGGTATAGCAAGTCTTATTCTATTTACATTTCCATTTATTAAAATTCATGGAAACCAAATTTTCTTGCTTTCTTTTGATCACAAACAGCTCCATTTGTTGGGAACGGTTTTTGACATACAAGAATTCTATTTGATGCCTTTTTTGCTTATCATGCTATTTGTAGGGATTTTCTTCATTACCACACTAGCAGGGCGTATGTGGTGTGGCTGGGCGTGTCCTCAAACGATTTTTAGAGTGATGTATCGTGATTTATTGCAAACAAAGATTTTCGGTTTGCGTAAAAGGATTTCAAACAAACAAGAAAAAATGGATCTTAGCTCACCAATCGCAAAAATTAAAGCCGTCTTAGCTTTTCTTATTATTGCAGTGTTGTGTTTGCTTGCCGCAGCAAATTTGATGTTTTTCTTCACACCTCCGGGTGAGTTTTTTGCATATATTACTGACCCGCTTAATCACAGAATCTTGATGGGATTCTGGCTTGGATTTGGTTGTTTCTTTATCCTTGATATTACTTTTATTCGGGAAAATTTCTGTATCTATATGTGTCCTTATTGCCGCGTGCAAAGTGTGCTTTACGATAATGATACCATTATGCCTATTTATAACTACTATCGTGGAGGTATGGTATATGATACTAAAGGTGTGAAAAATCCTCTAGCTCCTCAAAAACAGAATCCTCAAAATGAATGCACCAACTGCAATCAATGCGTAAGAGTTTGTCCTACACATATTGATATTCGTAAAGGTATGCAGTTAGAATGTATCAATTGTCTTGAATGTGCAGATGCTTGTGCAAGTGTTATGGGCAAACTCGGTAAAAAATCTCTTGTAACTTGGCGTTCTTCAGCTTCCCTTGAAAAAAATGAAAAAGTTAAAATTGTGCGATTTAAGACGATCGGATATGTCATTATCTTGGCTCTTGTGTTTGCCTTGTTATTTATTGTAGGTAGTAAAAAAGAGACTATGCTTCTTAATATCAACCGCACCACGGAGCTTTATGAGATTAGAAGTCATCATGTTGTAGATAATAATTATATTATGCTTTTCCATAATACAGACACTCAAGATCATATGATGTATTTTGAAATCCTTGATGGTAAAGGTGAGTCTATTGCCCATTTGCTAGAAATTGTTACCCCCAAAGAACCTTTTAAGGTTAAAGCAGGTAAGAAGAATAGACAAGTCGTGAGAATTGCTACCAAAGAAAGCCTTGAAAAGGGTGATCATGATATTATCATTAGAGCTTTTGCAGTCGATGCAAAAGATCAAGTGTTTGTAGAGCGCAAGACGAAGTTTATTTATCCTGATACGAAATTGCTGAAGGATTAG
- the ppk2 gene encoding polyphosphate kinase 2: MGKQEKQIVIRPESEANPKEVYKKKNGRMKEDFYLEELTKLQIELLKLQNWVKETNQKIVIIMEGRDAAGKGGTIKALTSRMNPRSCRIVALPKPTEAEKTEWYFKRYISTLPSGGEIVFYDRSWYNRAGVEKVMGFCTQEQYKEFITQVSNLEQMLVSSGMLIFKYFLDVGRDEQKRRILRRKTDPLRMWKLSPIDNKSLDLWEQYTEVFEKMFARTHTHICPWTIINTNDKKRARLNIARDILSKIDYEGKDQTAVCLLPDPSIVWTYSQHHKSDTDPTKEIQKQLEELERKKEEEKKERKKEKEKIEKERKKAEKDLKKAEKEREKAEKEIQKVEKEKEKQALKQKIDENAKIPSATTKAASKPVAKPQPTTDNK, translated from the coding sequence ATGGGAAAACAAGAAAAACAAATCGTCATTCGACCAGAGAGTGAAGCTAATCCTAAAGAGGTGTATAAAAAGAAAAATGGCAGAATGAAAGAGGATTTTTACCTTGAGGAGCTTACGAAACTCCAAATTGAGCTTTTGAAATTACAAAATTGGGTTAAAGAGACCAATCAAAAAATTGTTATCATTATGGAAGGGCGTGATGCTGCGGGTAAAGGAGGCACAATTAAAGCCCTTACAAGTCGTATGAATCCTCGTAGTTGTAGAATAGTTGCCTTACCCAAACCCACAGAGGCAGAAAAAACTGAATGGTATTTCAAGCGTTACATTAGCACTTTGCCTAGTGGTGGAGAAATCGTCTTTTATGACAGAAGTTGGTATAACCGTGCAGGTGTAGAAAAAGTAATGGGCTTTTGCACTCAAGAACAATACAAAGAGTTTATCACACAGGTTTCTAATTTAGAGCAAATGCTTGTTTCGAGTGGAATGCTGATTTTTAAATATTTCCTTGATGTAGGTAGAGATGAGCAAAAACGCAGAATCTTAAGACGCAAAACCGATCCTTTAAGAATGTGGAAATTAAGCCCAATTGATAATAAATCTCTTGATTTGTGGGAGCAATACACTGAAGTATTTGAAAAAATGTTTGCTCGCACACATACACATATTTGCCCTTGGACTATTATTAATACTAATGACAAAAAACGCGCAAGGTTGAATATTGCTCGAGATATTTTGAGTAAAATTGATTATGAAGGTAAAGATCAAACTGCAGTATGTCTTTTGCCTGATCCTAGTATCGTATGGACTTATTCACAACACCATAAGAGTGATACTGACCCTACAAAAGAGATTCAAAAGCAGCTTGAAGAATTAGAGCGTAAGAAGGAAGAAGAGAAAAAAGAGCGCAAAAAAGAAAAAGAGAAAATTGAAAAAGAGCGCAAAAAAGCAGAAAAAGATTTGAAAAAGGCTGAAAAAGAAAGGGAAAAAGCCGAGAAAGAAATCCAAAAGGTTGAAAAGGAAAAAGAAAAGCAAGCTCTCAAACAAAAGATTGATGAGAATGCTAAGATTCCAAGTGCGACTACAAAAGCGGCTAGTAAACCTGTTGCAAAACCACAGCCGACAACAGATAACAAATAA
- the pseH gene encoding UDP-4-amino-4,6-dideoxy-N-acetyl-beta-L-altrosamine N-acetyltransferase codes for MRVDLFCESGSEYGLGHFYRCLKLIMLCVKIPQVKAITLHHRGDFVPKNLHSLLPHKESSVSIDFKHYEWLATQPENLDMVFIDSYQADIRFYHQMSHHSKALICLDDEFKDIYPLNSYILNGTPNAQLYYPQNQQILAGAPYALLPLALETKQTSKQLPIQILITMGGVDHGNFTQKLLDELGKDSHLLLESHLLVVLGGGYPHTLHIPSSLQDSVEVYSDLTPAQFIATASQCHLAISAGGGSMIELIALKIPSIILQTASNQAFQITQWASIGAIIPAYNIQEIITLLPTLQSTYNDMSSRLRDIKMGSQLLPTLQQIAHKIQMQYDAQESYMPHNTPNCLESIDFTALNEDDSAFVLSMRNHPQIAPWMYSNAVSKESHLQFIANLRDDKTKRYWLLKREGEIIGVGSLTRINLTHKHAYIGIYKNPFSPLPHKGKQILDFLQYQAFDVLNLHTLHLEVLAINKQAITFYENMGYIKEGILNEFIHRDNRYYDVVLMYKKSIRNP; via the coding sequence ATGCGCGTTGATTTGTTTTGTGAAAGTGGGAGTGAATATGGATTAGGACATTTTTATCGTTGTCTTAAACTCATTATGTTATGCGTGAAAATCCCTCAAGTCAAAGCCATCACTTTACATCATCGTGGGGATTTTGTCCCTAAAAACTTACATTCCCTCTTGCCACACAAAGAATCTTCTGTATCAATTGACTTTAAACATTACGAATGGCTCGCCACGCAGCCTGAAAATCTCGATATGGTTTTTATTGATAGTTACCAAGCAGATATTCGCTTTTATCATCAAATGAGCCATCATTCTAAAGCCCTTATATGCCTTGATGATGAATTTAAAGATATTTATCCCTTAAATAGTTATATCCTTAATGGCACACCTAACGCCCAGCTCTATTATCCACAGAATCAACAGATTCTCGCAGGTGCTCCTTATGCCTTGCTGCCCCTTGCTTTAGAGACAAAACAAACTTCCAAGCAGCTTCCCATACAGATTCTCATCACGATGGGAGGCGTGGATCATGGTAATTTCACACAAAAATTGCTTGATGAATTAGGTAAAGATTCTCACTTGCTTTTAGAATCTCATCTTTTGGTGGTGTTAGGTGGTGGCTATCCTCATACATTACACATTCCTTCCTCCTTGCAAGATTCTGTAGAAGTGTATTCAGATTTGACCCCTGCTCAATTCATCGCCACCGCATCACAATGCCATTTAGCAATCAGCGCAGGTGGGGGAAGTATGATTGAACTCATTGCCCTTAAAATCCCGAGTATTATTCTCCAAACTGCTTCTAATCAAGCCTTTCAAATAACACAATGGGCGTCCATTGGGGCGATCATTCCCGCTTATAATATACAAGAGATTATCACGCTTTTACCGACATTACAATCAACTTATAATGATATGTCTTCGCGTCTTAGAGACATTAAAATGGGATCTCAACTCCTGCCGACATTGCAACAAATCGCGCACAAGATTCAGATGCAATATGATGCACAAGAATCTTATATGCCTCATAATACACCTAACTGCCTTGAATCAATTGATTTTACCGCACTTAATGAAGATGATTCTGCATTTGTGCTTTCTATGCGCAATCACCCCCAAATCGCACCTTGGATGTATAGCAATGCTGTATCTAAAGAATCACATTTACAATTTATCGCCAACCTCCGTGATGACAAAACAAAACGATATTGGCTTTTAAAACGAGAGGGAGAAATTATCGGTGTTGGATCACTCACTCGTATTAATCTCACACATAAACACGCCTATATCGGGATTTATAAGAATCCTTTCTCCCCTCTCCCCCACAAAGGAAAGCAGATTCTGGACTTTTTACAATATCAAGCTTTTGATGTGCTTAATCTCCACACGCTGCATTTAGAAGTGCTTGCAATCAATAAACAAGCAATCACATTTTATGAAAATATGGGCTACATTAAAGAAGGGATTTTGAATGAATTTATTCACAGAGATAACCGATATTATGATGTTGTTTTGATGTATAAAAAATCCATAAGGAATCCCTAA
- the pseI gene encoding pseudaminic acid synthase — protein MNPHEKSSSQSRSPLIIAELSANHHQSLEVAKESLYAIAECGADGVKLQTYTPQCLTLPSQKSYFTIKGGTLWDNRYLYDLYQEAQTPWEWHQELFELAQKLNLLIFSSPFSPKAVDFLESLHCPMYKVASFEVMHYELIESIAKTKKPIIISTGVATPEEIKTALRICYKHHCKDITLLQCTSQYPAPIDEANLSCMPQLAKTYKQYKVKYGLSDHTIGSLCPIIATSLGATMIEKHFILDKALGGVDSAFSMDKDEFAQMVKDVRNTALALGTKKPSINQEILAKRRTFARSIFITQDIKKGEKITRDNIAIIRPNNGAHPKFYKKILGKKAKKDLEAYEPLCLDDIKM, from the coding sequence ATGAATCCCCACGAAAAATCCTCAAGCCAATCTCGCTCTCCGCTCATCATTGCTGAACTTAGTGCTAATCATCATCAAAGCCTTGAAGTCGCTAAAGAATCACTTTATGCGATTGCAGAATGTGGTGCAGATGGCGTAAAACTTCAAACTTACACGCCCCAATGCCTTACATTGCCTTCTCAAAAATCGTATTTTACAATTAAAGGCGGGACTTTGTGGGATAATCGCTATCTTTATGACCTCTATCAAGAGGCTCAAACACCTTGGGAATGGCATCAAGAGCTTTTTGAACTTGCCCAAAAGCTTAATCTTTTGATTTTTAGCTCACCCTTTTCACCTAAAGCTGTGGATTTTTTAGAATCTTTGCATTGCCCTATGTATAAAGTCGCGAGTTTTGAAGTGATGCACTATGAATTAATAGAATCAATTGCAAAAACCAAAAAACCTATCATTATTTCAACAGGTGTTGCTACACCAGAAGAGATTAAAACTGCTCTTAGAATCTGCTACAAACACCATTGTAAAGATATTACTTTACTCCAATGCACGAGCCAATATCCCGCACCTATTGATGAAGCTAATCTCTCGTGTATGCCACAACTTGCAAAAACTTATAAACAATACAAGGTTAAATATGGTTTATCTGACCACACTATCGGCTCTTTATGTCCTATTATCGCTACAAGCTTAGGTGCAACAATGATAGAAAAACATTTTATCCTTGATAAAGCATTGGGCGGTGTGGATAGTGCATTCAGTATGGATAAAGATGAATTTGCACAAATGGTCAAAGATGTCCGCAATACTGCCCTTGCCTTAGGCACAAAAAAACCCTCCATCAATCAAGAGATTCTCGCAAAAAGACGCACCTTTGCGCGAAGCATTTTTATCACTCAAGACATTAAAAAAGGTGAAAAAATCACGCGTGATAATATTGCTATCATACGCCCAAACAACGGAGCGCACCCTAAATTTTATAAAAAAATCTTAGGCAAAAAGGCAAAAAAAGATTTGGAAGCCTATGAGCCGCTATGCCTTGATGATATTAAGATGTAG
- a CDS encoding protein-ADP-ribose hydrolase, which produces MNDTTKLLDKLIEILCAEREESVPCVPENQKFTLFRALVNIRMPKEVSEEFLQIQNQYLQAILKQKEITNIADLSPIMSDIYLWQGDITTFKCDGIVNAANAQMLGCFCPNHGCIDNAIHTFAGVQLRLECANIMIAQGKEESVGQAKITSAYNLPCRYILHTVGPMVVGELTKWHEQQLASCYRACLKLADENNLKSLAFCCISTGEFHFPNKRAAEIAIQAVSEYKQQTQSKIKVVFNVFKGGDYDIYTKLLRTNK; this is translated from the coding sequence ATGAATGACACAACTAAATTATTAGACAAATTGATAGAAATACTTTGTGCGGAGCGTGAGGAAAGTGTGCCTTGTGTGCCTGAAAACCAAAAATTTACATTATTCCGTGCGCTTGTCAATATCCGTATGCCCAAAGAGGTAAGTGAAGAATTTTTGCAAATACAGAATCAATACCTGCAAGCAATACTCAAGCAAAAAGAGATAACAAATATTGCTGATCTCTCGCCTATAATGTCTGATATATATCTGTGGCAGGGTGATATTACTACATTTAAATGCGATGGTATAGTGAATGCGGCAAATGCGCAAATGCTTGGCTGTTTCTGCCCTAATCATGGTTGTATTGATAATGCTATACACACTTTTGCAGGTGTGCAGCTACGATTGGAATGTGCAAATATAATGATCGCACAGGGCAAGGAAGAATCTGTCGGGCAAGCTAAAATAACAAGTGCTTACAATTTGCCATGCAGATACATTTTACACACCGTAGGTCCGATGGTTGTCGGCGAACTCACCAAATGGCATGAGCAACAGCTTGCAAGCTGTTATCGTGCATGTCTCAAACTTGCCGATGAAAATAACTTGAAAAGTTTAGCATTTTGTTGCATATCTACCGGTGAATTTCATTTTCCAAACAAACGTGCTGCCGAGATTGCCATACAAGCAGTGAGTGAGTATAAACAGCAAACACAAAGCAAAATCAAAGTAGTTTTTAATGTATTTAAAGGGGGCGATTATGACATATACACAAAACTTCTTAGAACAAATAAGTAA
- a CDS encoding thiamine-phosphate pyrophosphorylase has product MEIETKDNLQIGRVIDANLNRLKEGIRVIEDTLRYFHNDAPLALSLKSLRHQVKVSDSSLLLAYRDIRNDVSKRSIADELERDNIAHLVIANFKRAQESARVLEEYLKLDNTWGDTHLFKTLRYELYDLEKQYVEKYF; this is encoded by the coding sequence GTGGAGATAGAGACTAAGGATAATCTTCAGATTGGCAGAGTGATTGATGCCAATCTCAATCGCCTCAAAGAAGGGATACGCGTCATTGAAGATACACTTCGGTATTTCCATAATGATGCTCCCTTAGCCTTATCATTGAAATCCCTACGACATCAAGTCAAAGTTTCTGATTCCAGCCTTTTGTTAGCTTATCGTGATATTCGTAATGATGTTTCCAAACGCAGCATTGCTGATGAATTGGAGCGTGATAATATTGCTCATTTGGTGATTGCTAACTTTAAACGCGCTCAAGAGAGTGCGCGAGTTTTGGAAGAGTATTTAAAGCTTGATAACACATGGGGAGATACACATCTTTTCAAAACCTTGCGTTATGAACTTTATGACTTAGAAAAGCAATATGTAGAAAAATATTTTTAG
- the miaA gene encoding tRNA (adenosine(37)-N6)-dimethylallyltransferase MiaA produces MKLTINSMVESYPRLIALIGSSGSGKSALAHKLALTFDCEIFSLDSLSIYQEIDIASAKPTLQEQNEVCYYALNILKPDQPSNAMLFKNLLEQSIIDSRAKGKKVLLIVGGSSFFLKSIIEGLSPMPQILPNHKEKVQSIGDLNAKYMLLNTLDSVYAQKITPKDTYRVEKALEIYFATNCAPSVYFASHPKVPFAYPIEIFCIHWERETLRKRIAQRTAKMMEQGIIEEAKKLWQHYESQAPALQCIGIKECIAFLESRISSIKELEEMIFCHTCQLAKRQRTFNRTQFSRITHDEFDEIEKKLSLRIREIIDNKY; encoded by the coding sequence TTGAAACTTACTATCAACTCAATGGTTGAATCTTATCCTCGACTGATAGCACTGATCGGTTCAAGCGGGAGTGGCAAAAGCGCATTAGCTCATAAACTCGCTTTAACCTTTGATTGTGAAATTTTTAGTTTAGATTCTTTAAGTATTTATCAAGAGATTGATATTGCTTCTGCCAAACCCACCTTGCAGGAGCAAAATGAAGTATGTTACTATGCACTTAATATCCTAAAACCCGACCAACCAAGCAATGCGATGCTTTTTAAAAATCTCTTAGAGCAAAGTATCATTGACTCACGCGCAAAAGGCAAAAAAGTATTGTTGATTGTGGGCGGGAGTAGTTTTTTTCTTAAAAGCATTATTGAGGGCTTAAGCCCTATGCCTCAAATCTTGCCCAACCATAAAGAAAAAGTCCAATCTATTGGGGATTTGAATGCTAAATATATGCTATTAAATACGCTTGATTCTGTGTATGCACAAAAAATTACTCCTAAAGATACTTATCGGGTAGAAAAGGCTTTAGAGATTTATTTTGCTACAAATTGTGCGCCTAGCGTATATTTTGCATCTCACCCAAAAGTGCCTTTTGCCTATCCTATTGAGATTTTTTGTATCCATTGGGAAAGAGAGACATTGAGAAAACGCATTGCCCAACGCACAGCCAAAATGATGGAGCAAGGGATTATTGAAGAAGCAAAAAAATTATGGCAACATTACGAAAGTCAAGCTCCCGCATTACAATGTATTGGTATCAAAGAATGTATCGCTTTTTTAGAATCTCGCATATCCTCAATAAAAGAGTTAGAAGAGATGATTTTTTGTCATACTTGTCAGCTTGCCAAACGACAACGCACTTTCAATCGCACACAATTTTCTCGTATTACCCATGATGAATTTGACGAAATTGAAAAGAAACTTTCTTTGAGAATCCGCGAGATTATTGACAACAAATATTGA
- a CDS encoding Bax inhibitor-1/YccA family protein: MGLYDRNYSNTQAANEALTQEQDTALVNFVKTTYKFFGASLLFATLGALFGFMYFEAVVQYRLFIYIAEFAALFGLIFSRNKPGLNIAMLFIFTTLTGVTITPLIGMVAYKAGASAVAMAFGMTTIVFGVMSIFALKTTKDLANMGKMLFIALIVVIVCSLVNLFLGSSMFQVLISSACVLLFSVYVAYDTQNIVRGLYSSPVEAAIALYLDFYNILVHILSLIGLLSGDRD; encoded by the coding sequence ATGGGACTTTATGATAGAAATTATTCAAATACTCAAGCTGCAAATGAGGCTTTGACTCAAGAACAAGATACGGCTTTAGTGAATTTTGTCAAAACGACTTATAAATTTTTTGGTGCAAGTTTGTTATTTGCAACTTTAGGGGCTTTATTTGGTTTTATGTATTTTGAGGCTGTGGTGCAATACAGACTTTTTATTTATATTGCTGAATTTGCAGCATTGTTTGGCTTGATTTTTTCTCGCAATAAACCGGGCTTAAATATCGCAATGCTCTTTATTTTCACGACATTGACAGGTGTAACAATTACACCTTTAATCGGTATGGTGGCTTATAAAGCTGGTGCAAGTGCGGTAGCAATGGCTTTTGGTATGACTACAATTGTATTTGGTGTAATGAGTATTTTCGCACTTAAAACAACCAAAGATTTAGCAAATATGGGAAAAATGCTCTTTATTGCTTTGATCGTTGTAATAGTTTGCTCACTCGTAAATCTCTTTTTGGGTAGCTCAATGTTCCAAGTATTAATCTCAAGTGCATGTGTTTTGCTTTTTAGTGTTTATGTCGCTTATGATACACAAAACATCGTGCGAGGTTTATATTCTAGCCCTGTAGAGGCAGCAATTGCACTTTATCTTGATTTTTACAATATTCTTGTCCATATTCTCTCATTGATTGGTCTTTTGAGTGGAGATAGAGACTAA